A stretch of the Mycolicibacterium celeriflavum genome encodes the following:
- a CDS encoding S1 family peptidase, translated as MKTSGLRLSRLAATVAVAVAFAAALLSTPAVARAQERVPLGGGSGLVVNGETLCTLTTIGTDSRGKLIGFTSAHCGGPGAQVAAENAQAAGVLGTMVAGNDALDYAVIEFDPQKVHPVNNVNGFQIDGLGPDPAVGDVACKLGRTTGYSCGVTWGPGDEPGTFINQVCGQPGDSGAPVTVNNRLVGMIHGAFSEGLPTCIIKYIPLHTPAVNMSFNTQLADITAKNRPGTGFVPVGAAG; from the coding sequence GTGAAGACCAGCGGCCTCCGCCTGAGCCGTCTCGCGGCGACCGTCGCCGTCGCTGTCGCCTTCGCCGCAGCCCTGCTCTCGACGCCCGCAGTCGCACGGGCCCAGGAGCGGGTTCCGCTCGGCGGTGGCTCAGGGCTGGTGGTCAACGGCGAGACGCTGTGCACACTCACCACGATCGGCACCGACAGCCGCGGCAAACTCATCGGCTTCACCTCGGCGCACTGCGGAGGCCCGGGAGCCCAGGTCGCCGCCGAGAACGCCCAGGCGGCCGGGGTACTGGGCACGATGGTGGCGGGCAATGACGCGCTCGACTACGCGGTGATCGAGTTCGACCCGCAGAAGGTGCACCCGGTCAACAACGTCAACGGGTTCCAGATCGACGGGCTGGGCCCGGACCCGGCCGTCGGCGACGTCGCCTGCAAGCTCGGCCGCACGACCGGTTACTCGTGCGGTGTCACATGGGGCCCCGGCGATGAGCCCGGCACGTTCATCAACCAGGTGTGCGGTCAGCCGGGCGACTCGGGTGCGCCGGTCACGGTCAACAACCGGCTGGTCGGCATGATCCACGGCGCCTTCTCCGAGGGACTGCCGACGTGCATCATCAAGTACATCCCGCTGCACACTCCCGCGGTGAACATGTCGTTCAACACCCAACTGGCCGACATCACGGCCAAGAACCGGCCCGGAACGGGATTCGTCCCGGTCGGCGCCGCCGGTTGA
- the nth gene encoding endonuclease III translates to MKRARNRDGETRIGLVRRARRMNRALAQAFPHVYCELDFTNPLELTVATILSAQSTDKRVNLTTPALFKKYRTAVDYAQADRTELEEIIRPTGFYRNKANSLMRLGQELVERFDGQVPATMEELVTLPGVGRKTANVILGNAFGIPGITVDTHFGRLVRRWRWTTEEDPVKVEHAVGELIERSEWTDLSHRVIFHGRRVCHARKPACGTCVLANDCPSFGIGPTDPLIAASLVKGPETEHLLALAGL, encoded by the coding sequence ATGAAACGGGCCCGGAACCGGGACGGCGAAACGCGCATCGGTCTGGTTCGCCGCGCGCGACGGATGAATCGCGCGCTGGCGCAGGCGTTTCCGCATGTGTACTGCGAGCTGGACTTCACCAACCCGCTCGAGCTGACCGTCGCGACGATCCTGTCGGCACAGAGCACCGACAAGCGGGTCAACCTGACCACCCCGGCGCTGTTCAAGAAATACCGCACCGCAGTTGACTACGCGCAGGCCGACCGCACCGAGCTGGAGGAAATCATCCGGCCCACCGGGTTCTACCGCAACAAGGCCAACTCACTCATGCGGCTCGGCCAGGAACTCGTCGAACGGTTCGACGGTCAGGTGCCCGCAACCATGGAGGAATTGGTGACGCTGCCCGGCGTCGGCCGCAAGACCGCCAACGTCATCCTCGGCAATGCGTTCGGCATCCCGGGCATCACCGTCGACACGCACTTCGGCCGGCTCGTCCGCCGGTGGCGGTGGACCACCGAGGAGGATCCGGTCAAGGTCGAGCACGCCGTCGGTGAGCTCATCGAGCGCAGCGAGTGGACCGACCTCAGCCACCGGGTGATCTTCCACGGCCGTCGCGTCTGCCACGCGCGCAAGCCGGCGTGCGGTACCTGCGTGCTGGCCAATGACTGCCCGTCCTTCGGTATCGGACCGACCGACCCCCTGATCGCCGCGTCGCTGGTCAAGGGCCCCGAAACCGAGCACCTGCTGGCCCTGGCCGGGCTGTAA
- a CDS encoding NUDIX hydrolase, with the protein MSWVNEGSGLTPDAAPPWLKPLLDNAADVKQVFRRRVPPELLAMVTSEGKPAQADAREAAVLVLFSGPADTPTGGLPDDADLLVTVRAATLRHHAGQAAFPGGAFEAGDHSPVQTALREANEETGIDVGRLHPLATMERLFIPPSGFHVVPVLAYSPDPGPVAVVDQAETAHVARVPVRAFVNPENRIMVYRSANTRRYAGPAFLLNEMLVWGFTGQVISAMLDVAGWARPWNTDDVRELEDAMALVGGDAGYGDAQP; encoded by the coding sequence GTGAGTTGGGTCAACGAGGGCAGCGGGCTGACCCCCGACGCCGCCCCACCGTGGCTCAAACCGCTGTTGGACAACGCCGCCGACGTCAAGCAGGTCTTCCGCCGTCGGGTGCCGCCCGAACTGCTCGCCATGGTCACCAGCGAAGGAAAGCCCGCGCAGGCCGACGCGCGCGAAGCGGCGGTGCTGGTGCTGTTCTCCGGCCCGGCCGACACGCCGACCGGCGGCCTGCCCGACGACGCCGACCTGCTGGTCACCGTGCGCGCCGCGACCCTGCGCCACCACGCCGGCCAGGCCGCCTTCCCGGGCGGTGCGTTCGAGGCCGGCGACCACAGCCCGGTGCAGACCGCACTGCGGGAAGCCAACGAGGAGACCGGCATCGACGTCGGGCGGTTGCACCCGCTGGCCACCATGGAGCGGCTGTTCATCCCGCCGTCGGGCTTTCACGTCGTGCCCGTGCTGGCGTACTCGCCGGATCCGGGACCGGTGGCCGTCGTCGACCAGGCCGAGACCGCGCACGTCGCCCGCGTGCCGGTGCGGGCGTTCGTCAACCCGGAGAACCGGATCATGGTGTATCGCAGCGCCAACACCCGCCGGTATGCGGGTCCGGCGTTCCTGCTCAACGAGATGCTGGTGTGGGGTTTCACCGGTCAGGTGATCTCGGCGATGCTCGATGTCGCGGGTTGGGCCCGGCCGTGGAACACCGACGACGTGCGCGAACTCGAGGACGCAATGGCGCTCGTCGGCGGCGACGCCGGTTACGGTGATGCACAACCATGA
- a CDS encoding TlpA family protein disulfide reductase: MRTSTRWTVVVLVVMVALGWALWAQMDDDAPSPELPSQTDARDRRDADTAEALAGPRARADLAPCPASGAGPGPAALRGITLECAGNGTPVDVAKAVAGRVVVLNLWAYWCAPCTEELPAMAEYQRRMGSAVTVLTVHQDENETAALLRLADLGVRLPTLQDGRRLIAAALQVPNVMPATVVLRADGSVADVLPRSFTSADEIAAAVNSQIGAAR; the protein is encoded by the coding sequence GTGCGTACCTCGACTCGTTGGACCGTCGTGGTCCTTGTGGTCATGGTGGCGCTCGGGTGGGCCCTGTGGGCGCAGATGGATGACGACGCCCCGTCGCCCGAGTTGCCGTCGCAGACCGACGCGCGGGACCGCCGCGACGCCGACACGGCCGAGGCGCTGGCCGGACCGCGGGCACGAGCCGACCTTGCACCGTGTCCTGCGTCGGGCGCGGGCCCGGGGCCCGCAGCCCTGCGCGGCATCACGCTGGAGTGCGCCGGCAACGGGACGCCGGTCGACGTCGCCAAGGCGGTCGCCGGCCGCGTCGTCGTGCTCAACCTCTGGGCGTACTGGTGCGCGCCCTGTACTGAGGAACTGCCGGCGATGGCCGAATATCAACGCCGGATGGGTTCGGCGGTGACCGTACTGACGGTGCACCAGGACGAGAACGAAACCGCGGCGCTGCTGCGACTGGCCGACCTCGGCGTCCGGTTGCCCACGCTGCAGGACGGCAGGCGGCTGATCGCCGCCGCGTTGCAGGTGCCCAACGTCATGCCCGCAACCGTGGTGCTGCGCGCGGACGGTAGCGTTGCCGACGTCCTGCCGCGCTCGTTCACCAGTGCCGACGAGATCGCCGCAGCGGTGAACTCACAGATTGGAGCAGCGCGGTGA
- a CDS encoding Fic family protein: protein MTGGFAKDPLAPLADLPGVAEAADEAREALGRAHRHRTNLRGWAKSAAEAALRAARASSVLDGGALQLSDDGMADPVLAGALRVSEAVEGGATALVGVWQRAPLQAIARLHALAAADIADDDRLGRPRTDADIGTRLTLLADIVTGGTWVSAPVLAAVVHGELLTLAPFGVADGVVARAASRLVTITTGLDPHGLGVPEVYWMRQSGDYAAAARGFSSGTPDGLTAWILLSCRALHAGAREALSIAQAASS, encoded by the coding sequence GTGACCGGTGGCTTCGCGAAAGACCCCTTGGCGCCGCTCGCCGACCTTCCCGGTGTGGCGGAGGCGGCCGACGAGGCGCGCGAAGCGCTGGGCCGAGCGCATCGGCACCGGACCAATCTGCGCGGCTGGGCGAAGAGCGCCGCCGAGGCCGCTCTGCGCGCGGCCCGAGCGTCCTCGGTGCTGGACGGCGGCGCGCTGCAACTGTCCGATGACGGCATGGCGGATCCGGTGTTGGCCGGCGCGCTGCGAGTGTCGGAGGCCGTGGAAGGCGGGGCAACGGCGTTGGTCGGTGTGTGGCAGCGGGCCCCCCTGCAGGCGATCGCCAGATTGCATGCGTTGGCGGCCGCGGACATCGCCGACGACGACCGGCTGGGCCGACCGCGCACGGACGCCGACATCGGCACCCGGCTGACCCTGTTGGCCGACATCGTCACCGGAGGTACTTGGGTGTCGGCACCCGTGTTGGCCGCCGTAGTGCACGGCGAACTTCTGACGCTCGCACCGTTCGGTGTCGCTGACGGTGTGGTGGCCCGCGCGGCGTCGCGGTTGGTGACGATCACCACCGGACTCGATCCGCACGGCCTCGGCGTCCCGGAGGTGTATTGGATGCGCCAGTCGGGCGATTACGCCGCTGCGGCGCGGGGCTTTTCGTCGGGAACACCCGACGGCCTCACCGCGTGGATCCTGCTGAGCTGCCGAGCCCTGCACGCCGGCGCCCGTGAGGCGCTGTCGATCGCGCAAGCGGCGTCGTCCTGA
- a CDS encoding MBL fold metallo-hydrolase gives MTLEHPAYGLLRPVTGTASVLLCDNPGLMTLEGTNTWVLRGPGSDEMVVVDPGPEDDEHIARIAELGRIPLVLISHRHEDHTGAIDKIVDRTGAVVRAVGSGFLRGLGGPLTDREVIDAAGLRITVMATPGHTADSVSFVLDDAVLTADTVLGRGTTVIDSEDGSLSHYLDSLQRLRGLGHRTVLPGHGPELDDLEAVSAGYLTHRQERLEQVRAALRTLGEDATVRQVVEHVYTDVDEKLWDVAEWSVQAQLDYLRG, from the coding sequence TTGACGCTGGAGCATCCGGCGTACGGGCTGCTGCGCCCGGTGACCGGCACCGCGTCGGTGCTGCTGTGCGACAACCCCGGCTTGATGACGTTGGAGGGCACCAACACCTGGGTACTGCGCGGACCCGGCAGCGACGAGATGGTCGTCGTCGATCCCGGGCCCGAGGACGACGAGCACATCGCGCGCATCGCGGAGCTGGGCCGTATCCCGCTGGTGCTGATCAGCCACCGGCACGAGGACCACACCGGTGCCATCGACAAGATCGTCGACCGTACGGGGGCGGTGGTGCGGGCCGTCGGCAGCGGGTTTCTGCGCGGCCTCGGTGGGCCGCTGACAGACCGCGAGGTCATCGACGCTGCGGGCCTGCGCATCACGGTGATGGCGACGCCGGGGCATACGGCTGATTCGGTGTCGTTCGTGCTCGACGACGCGGTGTTGACGGCCGACACCGTGCTCGGGCGCGGCACCACGGTCATCGACTCCGAAGACGGCAGCCTGAGCCACTACCTGGATTCACTGCAGCGGTTGCGCGGGCTGGGCCACCGCACGGTGCTGCCGGGCCACGGCCCCGAACTCGACGATCTCGAAGCCGTCAGCGCCGGGTACCTCACCCATCGCCAGGAGCGGCTCGAGCAGGTGCGGGCGGCCTTGCGAACATTGGGTGAGGACGCCACCGTCCGCCAGGTCGTCGAGCATGTCTACACCGACGTCGACGAGAAGCTCTGGGATGTAGCGGAATGGAGCGTCCAGGCGCAGCTCGACTACCTACGCGGGTGA
- the acs gene encoding acetate--CoA ligase, with the protein MTDTTAQHAHGPSVYPPPPEFAEQANATEEMYRQAEKDRLAFWAEQANRLTWETPFTEVLDWSDAPVAKWFVGGKLNVAYNCVDRHVEAGNGDRVAIRWEGEPGDSLEITYSELLAAVSKAANALTDLGLVAGDRAAIYMPMVPEAIVAMLACARLGVLHSVVFAGFSASALKARIEDAAAKLVITTDGQYRRGQAVPLKDSADEACEGQKSVEHVLVVRRTGIDIPWTDGRDLWWHEIVDKASAEHTPEAFDSEHPLFLLYTSGTTGKPKGIVHTSGGFLTQASYTHYNVFDIKPETDVYWCTADIGWVTGHTYIVYGPLSNGCTQVVYEGTPNSPNEHRHFEIIEKYGVTIYYTAPTLIRMFMKWGREIPDAHDLSSLRLLGSVGEPINPEAWRWYRDTFGGNKTPVVDTWWQTETGAIMISPLPGVTAAKPGSAMQPLPGISAMIVDEEGNELVPGADEAEHVTGYLVLDQPWPAMLRGIWGDPERYKETYWSRYAEKGWYFAGDGARVDSDGSIWLLGRIDDVMNVSGHRISTTEVESALVGHSGVAEAAVVGASDETTGQGICAFVILESHAQHRDDDEMTAELREQVAKEIGKIARPREIHVVPELPKTRSGKIMRRLLRDVAEGRELGDTSTLVDPSVFEAIRASK; encoded by the coding sequence ATGACCGACACAACCGCACAGCATGCCCACGGTCCGTCCGTCTATCCCCCGCCTCCTGAGTTCGCCGAGCAGGCCAACGCCACCGAGGAGATGTACCGGCAGGCCGAGAAGGATCGGTTGGCATTCTGGGCCGAACAAGCGAATCGGCTCACCTGGGAAACACCTTTCACCGAGGTACTGGACTGGTCGGATGCTCCGGTCGCCAAGTGGTTCGTCGGGGGCAAGCTCAACGTCGCGTACAACTGCGTGGACCGGCACGTCGAGGCGGGCAACGGGGACCGGGTCGCGATCCGCTGGGAGGGGGAGCCCGGCGACAGCCTCGAGATCACCTATTCCGAACTGCTGGCGGCGGTCTCGAAAGCCGCCAATGCGCTGACCGACCTCGGCCTGGTGGCCGGCGACCGCGCCGCCATCTACATGCCGATGGTGCCCGAGGCGATCGTGGCGATGCTGGCTTGCGCTCGGTTGGGCGTGCTCCATTCGGTGGTGTTCGCCGGCTTCTCGGCGTCTGCGCTGAAGGCCCGCATCGAGGACGCCGCGGCGAAGCTGGTGATCACCACCGACGGGCAGTACCGGCGCGGGCAGGCGGTGCCGCTCAAGGACTCGGCCGACGAGGCCTGTGAAGGACAGAAGTCGGTGGAGCACGTACTGGTGGTGCGGCGCACGGGAATTGACATTCCGTGGACGGACGGTCGCGACCTGTGGTGGCACGAGATCGTCGACAAGGCGTCAGCCGAGCACACGCCGGAGGCGTTCGACTCCGAGCATCCGTTGTTCCTGCTGTACACCTCGGGCACCACCGGCAAGCCGAAGGGCATCGTGCACACCTCTGGTGGCTTCCTGACCCAGGCGTCGTACACCCATTACAACGTTTTCGACATCAAGCCGGAGACCGATGTCTACTGGTGCACCGCGGATATCGGCTGGGTCACCGGACACACATACATCGTCTACGGCCCGCTGTCGAACGGGTGCACCCAGGTGGTCTACGAGGGCACGCCGAACTCACCGAATGAGCACCGGCATTTCGAGATCATCGAAAAGTACGGCGTCACCATCTATTACACCGCGCCCACGCTGATCAGGATGTTCATGAAGTGGGGCCGCGAGATCCCCGACGCTCATGACCTGTCCAGCCTGCGACTGCTCGGCTCGGTCGGCGAACCGATCAACCCGGAGGCGTGGCGCTGGTATCGGGATACATTCGGCGGCAACAAAACTCCGGTTGTCGATACGTGGTGGCAGACCGAGACGGGCGCCATCATGATCTCTCCGCTGCCCGGTGTCACCGCAGCCAAGCCCGGGTCGGCGATGCAGCCGCTGCCGGGCATCTCGGCGATGATCGTCGACGAGGAGGGCAACGAACTGGTTCCCGGCGCGGACGAGGCCGAGCACGTCACCGGCTACCTGGTGCTCGACCAGCCGTGGCCGGCGATGCTGCGCGGCATCTGGGGCGACCCGGAACGCTACAAGGAGACCTACTGGTCCCGGTACGCCGAGAAGGGCTGGTACTTCGCCGGAGACGGCGCGCGTGTCGACTCGGACGGGTCCATCTGGCTGCTCGGCCGCATCGACGACGTGATGAACGTGTCCGGTCACCGCATCTCGACCACAGAGGTGGAATCGGCGTTGGTGGGTCACTCCGGTGTGGCCGAAGCCGCGGTCGTCGGCGCCAGCGACGAGACCACCGGACAAGGCATCTGCGCGTTCGTCATCCTCGAGTCACACGCCCAACACCGCGACGACGACGAGATGACCGCCGAACTACGCGAGCAGGTGGCCAAGGAGATCGGAAAGATCGCCCGGCCCAGGGAGATTCACGTCGTGCCGGAACTGCCGAAGACCCGCAGCGGCAAGATCATGCGGCGGTTGCTGCGCGACGTCGCCGAGGGCCGCGAACTCGGTGATACGTCAACGCTGGTGGATCCCAGCGTGTTCGAGGCGATCCGCGCCAGCAAGTAG
- the marP gene encoding acid resistance serine protease MarP yields the protein MTSSQWVDLAVLAIAFVAGISGWRSGALGSMLSFLGVVLGAVAGVLLAPHLVEHIDGPRTKLFVTLFLILALVVVGEIAGVVLGRAVRSAIRNRTLRAVDSLVGVAIQIVAVLVAAWMLTYPLQTSDQPNLAAAVRGSKVLKEVNDAAPDWLRSVPTRLSALLDTSGLPDVLQPFGRTPIVAVDAPDAALAADPVVAATRPSVVKIRGVAPGCQKVLEGTGFVAATNRVISNAHVVAGSESVTVEADGQTYDAYVVSYDPQADISILDVPDLPAAPLPFADTPATTGTDAVVMGYPGGGNFVATPARVREIIELSGPDIYRTTTVEREVYTIRGTVRQGNSGGPMIDREGRVLGVVFGAAVDDADTGFVLTTNEVSHQLAKLNNSERVPTGECIT from the coding sequence ATGACATCGTCACAGTGGGTGGACCTCGCGGTCCTCGCTATCGCTTTCGTCGCGGGCATCTCGGGCTGGCGCTCGGGTGCCCTCGGGTCGATGCTGTCGTTCCTCGGTGTGGTGCTCGGCGCCGTCGCTGGCGTCCTGCTGGCCCCTCACCTGGTCGAGCACATCGACGGCCCGCGCACCAAGCTGTTCGTGACGCTGTTCCTGATCCTCGCGCTGGTGGTCGTCGGGGAGATCGCTGGTGTCGTGCTGGGCCGCGCGGTGCGAAGCGCTATCCGCAACCGCACGTTGCGGGCGGTCGACTCGCTGGTCGGTGTGGCGATACAGATTGTCGCCGTGCTGGTGGCCGCGTGGATGCTGACGTACCCGCTGCAGACGTCCGACCAGCCCAACCTCGCCGCGGCGGTGCGTGGCTCGAAGGTGCTCAAAGAGGTCAACGACGCCGCGCCGGACTGGCTGCGCTCGGTGCCGACGCGCCTGTCTGCGCTGTTGGACACGTCGGGTCTGCCCGACGTGTTGCAACCGTTCGGCCGCACCCCGATCGTCGCCGTCGACGCGCCCGACGCCGCGCTCGCCGCGGACCCGGTGGTGGCCGCGACGCGGCCCAGCGTGGTGAAGATCCGCGGGGTGGCGCCCGGTTGCCAGAAGGTGCTGGAAGGCACCGGGTTCGTCGCCGCGACCAATCGCGTGATCTCGAACGCGCACGTGGTCGCCGGTTCGGAAAGCGTCACCGTCGAGGCCGACGGGCAGACCTACGACGCGTACGTCGTGTCGTACGACCCGCAGGCAGACATCTCGATCCTCGACGTGCCGGACCTCCCGGCGGCCCCGCTGCCGTTCGCCGACACCCCGGCCACCACGGGCACCGACGCAGTGGTGATGGGCTATCCCGGCGGCGGCAACTTCGTCGCCACGCCGGCGCGCGTCCGCGAGATCATCGAGCTCAGCGGTCCCGACATCTACCGCACCACCACGGTCGAGCGCGAGGTCTACACGATCAGGGGCACTGTGCGGCAGGGTAATTCAGGTGGGCCGATGATCGACCGGGAGGGCCGCGTACTGGGTGTGGTGTTCGGCGCGGCGGTCGACGACGCCGACACCGGTTTCGTGCTGACTACCAACGAGGTGTCCCACCAGCTCGCCAAGCTGAACAACAGCGAACGCGTGCCGACCGGCGAGTGCATCACCTAG
- a CDS encoding DUF4177 domain-containing protein: MTESTRWEYATVPLLTHATKQILDQWGEDGWELVSVLPGPTGEQHVAYLKRPK; this comes from the coding sequence ATGACCGAATCGACCCGCTGGGAGTACGCCACCGTCCCGCTGCTGACCCACGCCACCAAGCAGATTCTCGACCAGTGGGGAGAGGACGGCTGGGAGCTGGTTTCGGTGCTGCCGGGCCCCACGGGCGAACAGCACGTCGCGTACCTCAAACGCCCGAAATGA
- a CDS encoding RidA family protein has protein sequence MSVSARLAELGIELPAVAAPLAAYVPAVRTGNLVYTAGQLPIRDGELLQTGKVGGGVSPEQARDLARVCALNALAAVHSLVGIDSVTRVVKVVGFVASAPGFNGQPGIVNGASELLGEVFGEAGAHARSAVGVSELPKDAPVEVELIVEIS, from the coding sequence ATGAGCGTCTCGGCGCGGCTCGCGGAGCTGGGCATCGAGCTGCCCGCGGTGGCGGCGCCGCTGGCGGCCTATGTGCCCGCGGTACGCACCGGCAACCTGGTTTACACCGCCGGTCAGCTGCCGATCCGGGACGGTGAGCTGTTGCAGACCGGCAAGGTCGGCGGCGGAGTCAGCCCCGAGCAGGCCCGCGACCTGGCCCGGGTCTGTGCGCTGAACGCGCTGGCCGCGGTGCACTCGCTGGTCGGCATCGACTCGGTCACCCGCGTCGTGAAGGTGGTCGGGTTCGTCGCCTCCGCGCCCGGGTTCAATGGTCAGCCGGGCATCGTCAACGGCGCGTCCGAATTGCTCGGTGAGGTGTTCGGGGAGGCCGGCGCGCACGCCCGCTCCGCGGTCGGCGTGTCGGAGCTGCCGAAGGATGCGCCGGTCGAGGTCGAGCTGATCGTGGAGATCAGTTGA
- the crp gene encoding cAMP-activated global transcriptional regulator CRP, with protein sequence MDEILARAGIFQGVEPSAVAALTKQLQPVDFPRGHTVFAEGEPGDRLYIIISGKVKIGRRSPDGRENLLTIMGPSDMFGELSIFDPGPRTSSATTITEVRAVSMDRDALRAWIADRPEIAEQLLRVLARRLRRTNNNLADLIFTDVPGRVAKQLLQLAQRFGTQEGGALRVTHDLTQEEIAQLVGASRETVNKALADFAHRGWIRLEGKSVLISDSERLARRAR encoded by the coding sequence GTGGACGAGATCCTGGCGCGGGCCGGAATCTTCCAGGGGGTCGAACCAAGCGCCGTCGCCGCGCTGACCAAACAACTGCAGCCAGTCGACTTCCCTCGTGGACACACCGTGTTCGCCGAGGGTGAACCCGGCGACCGGCTCTACATCATCATTTCGGGCAAGGTCAAGATCGGCCGCCGGTCGCCGGACGGCCGAGAGAATCTGCTGACCATCATGGGTCCGTCGGACATGTTCGGCGAGCTGTCGATCTTCGACCCCGGCCCGCGGACGTCGAGCGCGACGACCATCACCGAGGTGCGCGCAGTGTCGATGGACCGTGACGCGCTGCGGGCGTGGATCGCCGACCGGCCGGAGATCGCCGAGCAACTGCTGCGGGTGCTCGCCCGTCGTCTGCGCCGCACCAACAACAACCTGGCCGACCTGATCTTCACCGACGTTCCCGGTCGCGTCGCCAAGCAGCTGCTGCAGTTGGCTCAGCGGTTCGGCACCCAGGAGGGTGGCGCACTGCGAGTGACACACGACCTCACCCAGGAAGAGATCGCCCAGCTGGTCGGCGCATCGCGGGAAACCGTCAACAAGGCGCTCGCCGACTTCGCCCATCGCGGCTGGATTCGCTTGGAGGGCAAGAGCGTTCTGATCTCCGACTCGGAGCGCCTGGCCCGCCGCGCACGCTAA
- a CDS encoding phage holin family protein: MSDRRNGAPTTVTSIPLVDPHAPKADPSIGDLVKDATAQVSTLVRAEVELAKAEITRDVKKGLTGSVFFVLALVVLFYSTFFFFFFLGELLDLWLVKWAAYLIVFGLMVVVTAVFALLGYLKVRRIRGPQKTIESVKEIPEALTPGHDKAKAIAAGDGKPASTADPSGW; encoded by the coding sequence GTGAGCGATCGCAGGAACGGCGCGCCGACCACCGTCACGTCGATACCGCTGGTCGACCCGCACGCCCCGAAGGCGGACCCATCCATCGGTGACCTCGTCAAGGATGCGACCGCGCAGGTTTCCACGCTGGTGCGAGCCGAGGTGGAGTTGGCGAAGGCCGAGATCACCCGCGACGTCAAGAAGGGTCTCACCGGCAGCGTCTTCTTCGTCCTCGCGCTGGTCGTGCTGTTCTACTCGACGTTCTTTTTCTTCTTTTTCCTCGGCGAGTTGCTCGACCTGTGGCTGGTGAAGTGGGCGGCGTATCTGATCGTGTTCGGGCTGATGGTGGTGGTCACCGCCGTGTTCGCGTTGCTGGGCTATCTCAAGGTGCGACGCATCCGCGGCCCGCAGAAGACCATCGAATCGGTCAAGGAGATTCCCGAGGCGCTGACGCCGGGCCACGACAAGGCCAAGGCGATCGCGGCGGGTGACGGGAAACCGGCGTCGACGGCCGATCCGTCGGGCTGGTAA
- a CDS encoding alpha/beta fold hydrolase, translating into MPPPAPSVVRIDGPWRHLEVHANGIRFHVVEAESDAPPATERPLVILLHGFGSFWWSWRHQLRGLTGARVVAVDLRGYGASDKPPRGYDGWTLAGDTAGLVRALGHSTATLVGHADGGLVCWATAVLHPRAVRAIAVVSSPHPVALRASALRRRDQGRALLPSMLRYQVPMWPERALTRHNAEELERLIRSRAGSKWVASEDFSQTIAHMRRAIQIPGAAHSALEYQRWAVRSQLRGEGRRFMRSMKRPINVPVLHLRGDADPYVLADPVYRTQRYAPHGRYVSVAGAGHFGHEEAPGPVTEQLSRFLRHVYG; encoded by the coding sequence GTGCCCCCACCCGCTCCGTCGGTCGTCCGCATCGACGGGCCGTGGCGTCATCTCGAGGTGCACGCCAACGGAATTCGCTTCCATGTGGTCGAAGCGGAGTCCGACGCCCCTCCGGCTACCGAGCGGCCGCTGGTGATTCTGCTGCACGGATTCGGCTCGTTCTGGTGGTCCTGGCGGCACCAACTCCGGGGGCTGACCGGCGCGCGCGTGGTCGCCGTCGACCTGCGCGGCTACGGTGCCAGCGACAAACCACCGCGGGGCTATGACGGCTGGACGCTGGCCGGCGACACCGCCGGGTTGGTGCGCGCGCTGGGCCACAGCACCGCGACGCTGGTCGGGCACGCCGACGGCGGCTTGGTGTGCTGGGCCACCGCGGTGCTGCATCCCCGCGCGGTCCGCGCCATCGCGGTGGTCAGCTCACCGCATCCGGTGGCGCTGCGCGCCTCCGCCCTGCGGCGCCGCGACCAGGGCCGGGCGCTGCTGCCGTCGATGCTTCGCTACCAGGTGCCGATGTGGCCCGAGCGCGCGCTCACCCGGCACAACGCCGAGGAGCTGGAACGCCTCATCCGTAGCCGGGCGGGTAGCAAATGGGTTGCCTCCGAGGACTTCTCGCAGACCATCGCGCACATGCGCCGAGCGATCCAGATTCCGGGCGCCGCACACTCTGCGCTGGAATATCAGCGCTGGGCGGTACGCAGCCAGTTGCGTGGCGAAGGCCGCCGATTCATGCGATCGATGAAGCGCCCGATCAACGTGCCAGTGCTGCACCTGCGCGGAGACGCCGACCCGTACGTGCTGGCCGATCCCGTGTACCGCACACAGCGCTACGCGCCGCACGGCCGGTACGTATCCGTCGCCGGCGCAGGGCATTTCGGTCACGAGGAGGCGCCGGGACCGGTCACCGAGCAGCTGTCACGCTTCCTGAGACACGTCTACGGCTAG